Sequence from the Janthinobacterium lividum genome:
TGCCAGGAAACAACAACTTACGCTTTCCGCAGCGCAACTTTGTTGACTTCCACTAGCCCCAGCCCCTATCCTTTCAGTTACGTTTGGTGAGAATGTGTGCATGTTCATGCGAGCATGCCCGCAAGCCGCCTTGCCCCCACAAAAGTCCATTCCGCATTTTTATTGCAACCATCAGGGCAACGCGCCTGGACGGCCGCTGCCAGCAAATACGGAGCTGACTGCCATGCCATCGCACCACCATTTTCCTGCAACACCCTTGCTCGGCTGCCTTCTCCTGCTGGCCGCCCTGCCCGTGCAGGCGCAGACGACGGACAATCCTGCCGCCACCTTCAGCGCCAATGCCAGCCTCACTTCGCAGTACATTTCGCGCGGCTTTCGCCAGACCTGGGGCAAGCCGGCACTGCAGGCGGGCGCCGACTACGCGCACCCGAGCGGCTGGTCGCTGGGCACCTGGGCTTCCACCGTCAGCGACCGCTATATCGAGGATGCGACCATCGAATGGGACCTGTACGGCGGCTACAGCGGCACGGTGGGAGAACTGGGCTACAGCCTGCTCGCGTATTACTACAAGTATCCGGGCGCCGTCTACCGCGCCACGGGTGTCAGGTATGACTATGGCGAACTGTCGCTGGGCCTCAGCTACAAGATGCTGTATGCCAAATACAACCATACCGTCACGCGCGACTTCTTTGGCATCACGCATGCGCGCGGCACGGGGTATCTCGACGTGGGCGCGAATGTCGACCTGGGCAATGCCTGGACCTTGAACCTGCACGCCGGCAATGGCCGGGTGGCGGGCACGGGCAATGCCATCTGGAACTGGCGCGACGCCAAGATCGGCGCCACCAGGGCCTTCGACGGCGGCTGGAACGCCAGCGCCGCCATCACGCGCGCCTGGGGCGCCACCGATGCCTACGACCATTACACCCTGGGCATCCCGAATGCGGCGGGCCAGTTCGACACGTCGAATCCCGCCGCGGCCACCGTCGTGCTGGCCGTCAGCAAGACCTTCTAGGCACGCTACCCGCGACGCCCATGACACCGATATCCCTCCCCATCAAGGAACAGCCTCATGCAACTCTCACTGAACAGTAAAATCTGCGTCGCCGCCACTGCGCTCGCCGTCCTCAGCCTGGGCGTCACGGCGGCCGTGATCGGCTACAAGAGCAGCGCCAGCGCCGAAGCGGCCGCGCTGGACCTGGCGCGCACGTCGGCGCGCGAAGTGGCCGGCGCGCTGCAGGCGCGCATCGCCAGCAACCTGTCCAGCGTATCCAGCCTGGCCGGCGCCATGCGCGGCACCAAAAGCGCAAATCTGCCCCTGCAGCGCGAACAGATCAATGAATTGACCAAGGCGACGCTGACCAGCTCGGAAGACTTGCTGGGTTCGGCCGTGACGTGGGAGCCGAACGCGCTCGACGGCAAGGATGCGGATTTCGCCAACCAGAAACCGTACTACGACGCCAGCGGCCGCTTCATGCCCTACTGGACGCGCGGTGCCGGCGGCAAGCTGCAAGTCGAACCCATCGTCTTCGACCCGAAACCGGGCGCCAACGACTGGTACGACGTGCCCAAGCGCACCGGCAAGACGTTTTTCACGGAACCGTATATCTACCCCGTCGATGGCAAGAATGTGCTGATGGCTTCGCTGGTGGCGCCCATCATGATCGACGGCAGCTTCAAGGGCGTGGCCAGTGCCGACTTCATGCTCACGCGCCTGGCGAAAATCCTTGCCGACCTGAAAGTGATCGAGGGCGGCAAGCTGGCCCTGATCTCGAACGGCGGCCTGTACGCGAGCCACCCCGTGCCTGAGCGGCTGGGCAAGAAGGCGGACGACGTGCCGGCTGCCGGCCTGGAGAAAGTGCGCCAGGGCCAGCCGTATGAATACGAGGACGACAAGGGCTACATCCACTTGCTGCAGCCGCTGCAGATCCACCCCGATATCGCCCCGTGGAGCGTGGAACTGAACTTCCCGAAAAGCGTGGCCACGGCCTCGGCGCGCGACCTGATGATCTATACCCTGATCGTCGCCCTGCTGTGCGCGGCGGCCACGGCCGGCATTTTGATCCTCGTCGTCAACCAGCTGACGCGTCCATTGCGCACCCTGGGCCGCACCATGACGGATTTGTCGAGCGGAGACGCCGACCTGCGCGTCAAGCTGGAAGTCAAGGGCACCGACGAGCTGGCCGTCATCGGCAAGGGTTTCAACGCCTTCGTGGAAAAGATCCATGCCGTGTTGCTGCAAGTGCAAGCCAGCGCCGACAACGTGGCCCGTGCCAGCGCTGAAATTGCGCAAGGCAATAACGACCTGTCGGCCCGCACGGAACAGCAAGCCAGTTCGCTGGAAGAGACGGCCGCCTCGGTGGAAGAGCTGACGGGCACCGTCAAGGAAAACGCCGACCATGCGCGCCAGGCGAATCAGCTGGCCGCCTCGGCGTCGGACGTGGCGCAAAAGAGCGGCGAAGTGGTCGGCAAGGTGATCGAAACGATGACCTCGATCAATGATTCGTCGAACAAGATCGTCGATATCATCAGCGTCATCGACGGCATCGCCTTCCAGACGAATATCCTGGCCCTGAACGCGGCCGTGGAAGCGGCGCGCGCGGGCGAACAGGGGCGCGGTTTCGCCGTCGTCGCCACGGAAGTGCGCAACCTGGCGCAGCGCTCCGCGGCGGCAGCGAAGGAAATCAAGCTGCTGATCGACGATTCCGTGGGCAAGGTGGCCGTCGGCAGCAAGCTTGTCGATGAGGCGGGCGCCACCATGGAACAGGTGGTCGACAGCGTACGCAAGGTGACCGCCATCATGGCCGACATCAGCGTCGCCACCACCGAGCAAAGCGACGGTATCGCGCAAGTGAACCAGGCGCTGGCGCAGATGGATGGCGTGACGCAGCAAAACGCGGCCCTCGTCGAGGAAGCGGCAGCGGCCGCCGAAAGCCTGCAAGACCAGGCCAGCCATCTGGCCGAGGTGGTCAGCGTGTTCAAGCTGGGCGCGCAGCAACAGGCGGCGCTGCCGGCAGTGAAGACAGTGGCTGCGCCGCGCACGCCGCCAGCCGTCAAGGCGCCGCCGCCAGGCAAGCGCCTCGCCTCGATCAAGCCGGCGCCAGCGGAAAGAACGCAAGCCAAGACCCCGGCAGGCGATGACTGGGAAGGGTTTTAAACCGGCCTTTCCTGCCGGCAGCGAGTTACTCTTGATTTAAATCAAGTCACGAATACATTCGGTGAGAATTGCCCCTCATCCATCCTTTTATACTGTTGCCGCGCTCACGGCACGCATGCTTGCCGGAATAAAAGGATGGGGCATGAAAAAAATAGTGGCAGTCTTATTGGCATCAAGCACCGCATTGCTGGCAGGTTGCGGCGGTGGCGGCGGCAGCGGCGATGCAGGCAATTCCAATGCTGGATCGGCGCTGACTCCCTATGTCGGTACCTGGCAAGCGCCATGCGATGGACACGAGCGCGAGATCATGGTCGTCGCAGCCAAAGCCGATGGCAGCGGCGCCATGGAACTCAGTTCCACCACCGAAATCTATCTCAAGACCGGCTGCGGCGGCACCTTGCTGGGGACGGAAACCATGACGGCAAAGATCAGCGCGACACCGGATGGCGTGGTCGACGTTTTGGTCAAACTGACGGAAAATGGTGCCGCGAGCAACGTGCGCATCGACAAGCTGAACCTGTCCATTCCCGCCTATGCATTCAACGTCACGGGCCCTGGCGTGCAATACGTGAAGAAAGATGGCAAACAGCAATGGTGCATCGAATATGAAGGCGGCTCCACCTGCCTGCTCGACGAAGGCATGCGCCCGGCGCAAACCATCAAAGGTGGCATCGTCTTGCGCGACAACAACCTCTACACCTTCTCGCATAACGGCACCGCTTATGAACCCGACATGCTATATGTAAAAAAATAAGCGCGTAACTTGCTGCGGAGCCCGTGGCCCCGCAGCTTCAGCGCCTCGGGGCCGTTAGCGAACATATGTGTAGAACCGAACATACATTGCGAAAATAGAAAGCTATTCTGTTGAAAAACAGGAGCTTGCCATGTCGCCCACCGCCTTTACGCTGCCATCCCACGCCGAGCTGACCGCCTTGCTGCGGCCACACGATAGCACTTTCTCCCCCGTCGAAGGCTTGCGCCGCTTGCGCGAGGCGGGACTGGACCAGCTGCCCCTGCCCGGCCACGGCGCCACTCTGCAGCGCTGGCAAATGCTGGCCGCCATCGCCGCCATCGACCTCTCCCTGCTCAAGCTGTATGAAGGCCATACCGATGCGCTCGCCATCCTGGCGGAAATCGATGGCCCCGGCGTGCCGGCCGGCAGCTGCTGGGGTGTCTGGTGTGCGGAAATGCCGGGCGCGCGCGTCCGCTTGCAGCAGGCAGCCGATGGCCGCTATGTGCTCGATGGACGCAAGGCATGGTGTTCCGGCGCGAATGGCCTCAGCCATGCCTTGATCAGCTGCTGGAATGAGGACGGCCAGGCTTGCCTGGCCTCCGTGGCCCTGTCGCAGCCGGGTGTGCACGTCACGGACGAAGGCTGGCAAGCCGTCGGCATGCTCGCCTGCGCCAGCGTCGACGTGACCTTTTCCGCCGCGCGCGCCTTTCCCGTGGGTGCGCCGGGCGCGTATCTGCAGCGCCCCGGTTTCTGGCATGGCGGCGCCGGCATCGCGGCCGCCTGGTATGGCGCGGCCTGCGCCGTCGCCAGCCACCTGCATGCGCGCGCGCAGCACGCCGCCCCCGATCCCGTCCGCCTGGCGCAACTAGGGAAAATCGATTGCGCGCTGCGCGCCGCCGGCGCCCTGCTGCGCGAAGGCGCCGCCGAAATCGACGCACAGCCGCAGCGCGACGTCATGGGCCTGGCGCTGCGCCTGCGCCTGGCGGTGGAAGATGCCGCCACCCTGGTCCTGCACCTGGCCACGCGCGCCCTCGGCGCCGGCCCCCTGTGCCGCGATGCCCGCTTCGCCCGCCTGGTGGCCGACTTGCCCGTCTTCCTGCGCCAAAGCCATGCGGAACGCGATCAGGCCGTGCTGGGCGGCATCGTCGCCGGTGCCGAAGACCATCCCTGGGCGCTCTGACATGCCCGCCCATCCCGATACGCATGCGCGCCGCATCGAAGGCCGCGGCACGCCGGACGACGTCTGGCTATCCTGGCCGGGGCTGAGCGACATCCCCGCCATCGGCGCCCACACACTGGTGCCGCCGGGATCGCGCGCCGTCATCGTCGCACCCCATCCCGACGATGAAATCCTCGCCTGCGGCGGCTTGCTGCAGCTGCTGGCGGCGCAGGGCAGCGAACTGCTGTTCGTCGCCGTCACCGATGGCGACGCCAGCCACCCGGGCTCCCCACTCTGGCCGCAGGAACGCCTGCGCCGCGTGCGTCCGCAGGAATCCGCGCAGGCGCTGCAGGTACTGGGGCTGGCGTCGCCCGCGTGGCTGCGCCTGCACCTGCCCGATGGCAGTGGAGAAGCCATGATGCCGCAGCTGAGCACGACCCTGGCCACGCAGCTGCGTCCCGGCGACACGGTGTTTACCACCTGGCGCCTGGATGGCCACCCGGACCATGAAGCCTGTGGCTGGTCCTGCGCTGCGGCATGCTCGGCCAGCGGCGCCACCCTGGTGGAAATGCCCGTCTGGGGCTGGCACTGGGCCGCGCCCGGCGATGCGCGCGTACCATGGCACCGCGCGCATCGCCTGCCATTGCCGGACCCGATCCTGCAGCGCAAGCGCGCCGCCCTGCGCTGCTTCGCCAGCCAGATGGATGCCGATCCGTCTACCGGCCGTCCCGCCATCGTGGCTGGCGATGCCTTGCAGCGCCTGCTGCACGCCTGCGAAGTGTATTTTCTATGAATGCCTCGTCCATGCCAGACGACCAGCGCGGCAGCTATTTCGAGCAGCTGTACCGCCAGGATGCCGACCCGTGGCTGGTGCGCCAGCGCTGGTACGAGGAGCGCAAGCGGGCCCTGCTGCTGGCCAGCCTGCCGCAGCAGCGCTACCGCCACGCGTATGAACCGGGCTGCGGCAACGGCGAATTGACGGTCGAACTGGCACGGCGCTGCGAGCGCCTGCTGGCGGCCGATCTCTCGGCCGAAGCGTTGCGCCTGGCCCGCCAGCGCCTGCAGGACGCGGAACAGGATGCGCATGTCACCCTGGCACAGCACCGGCTGCCGCAGGACTGGCCGCGCATCCCGCCCGGTGCCGGGAAATTCGACCTGATCGTCTTCAGCGAGATCGCCTATTACCTGTCGCCGGAAGAACTGGCGCGCGTGGTCGAACACAGCATCGCCAGCCTGGCGCCCGGCGGCAGCATCGTCGCCTGCCACTGGCGCGCGCCGTTTGCGCAGCGCATCATCTCGACCGTGCGCGTGCATGCGGTCTTCCAGGACGCGCACGGTCTGCACCGGGTGCTGCGCCACGAAGAAACCGACTTCCTGCTGGAGATCTGGTCGAACGATGCGCGCTCGGTGGCGCAACGCGAGGGCTTCGCATGATAGGCGTGGTCGTTCCCGTACATGACGAGGAAGCGTGCCTGGGCGACTGCCTGGCGGCGCTGCGCTTTGCCGCCACCTGCCCGCTGCTGTCTGGCGAAGCCGTCAGCATCGTCATCGTGCTCGACGCCTGCAGCGACCAGTCGCAGCGCATCGTGCTGGCGCACGCCATGCAGGCAGACCTGCGCTGGCGCCTCGACTGCATCGCCGTCAATGCCCATAACGTGGGCGCCGCACGCGCCGCCGGCGCGCAGCTGCTGCTGCAGCAAGGCGCACGCTGGCTGGCATTTACGGATGCGGACACGCGCGTCTCGCCCTCCTGGCTGAGTACCCAGCTGGGCTTGAACGCCGATGCCGTCTGCGGCACGGTGGCCGTGGACGACTGGTCGCCGCACGGGGCAAACGCCGATGCGCTGCGTGAACACTACGCCCGCACCTACACCGATGCCGACGGCCACCGCCACATCCATGGTGCCAACTTCGGCGTACGCGCCAGTGCCTACCTGCGCGCCGGCGGCTTCGCGCCATTGGCTTGCAGCGAAGACGTGGCCATGGTGGCGGCCCTGCAAGAATCCGGTGCGCACATCGCCTGGAGCGCCGCGCCGCGCGTCACGACCAGTGCCCGCCGCCATGCCAGGGCACGCGGCGGCTTTGGCGACACCTTGCTGCAGGTGGTGGCGGCGATGGAACAGTCCCCGCTCCTCACGCTGACATAGCCAAAAAAAATCGCCGGACCGGATGGACTCCGGGCCGGCGATCAGGGCTGGCCTGAAAGCTAACTGATTACTTGAGCGGCATGGCAATGCCGAACATCACCGACTGGCTACGCCCGCTATCCATGTTCAGATTGCTGTTGTAGTCCAGCGTGATGGTCATGCCGTTCGACAGCAGCAGCTTCACGCCCAGTCCCGCCGTCCAGTTGCCCGTCTGCTGCGGCACCGTGCGGATCACGTACACGGGGCCGTCGGCCGCCAGGTCGGCATAGGCCAGGCGCGCATCATCGGCGCCCTGGAACTGGTGCCGGTACTCGAGCCGCGCACGCGGGAACCACGTGCCCAGGCCGCCCACATAGATGCCCTCGGCCCGCACGCCCAGCGCGCCGATGCGCGAACGCACCGTCTGCTTGAAGTAGCTCAGCGCGTTGATGCCCGCCGCTTTCTCCGTGTACGGATCGAGCTTGGCCGACATCAGTTCCACCCGGCCATACGGCGACCACATCCACGTTTCCTGGCGCATCTCGATGCCCCCCACCAGCGCGCCGAACACTTGCTTGCCGTCGCGTTCACCGGTGGCGAAACCGCTGCCATCGGTAAGGTAGCGCGATGCATCATATTGCAGGGTACCGTAGCCGAGCACGCCGTCGAGGAAGACGCCCTTGCTCGGACGCAGGCTGCCATACACGGCCGCCACGGCGCTGTCGGCCGTGCTGCGGCTGCCGTTCTGGCCCACGTCGCTGCGGTCATGGCTGAAGCCGGCGCCCACGCCCAGGGTCGCCAGGTCGCTGAGGCGGTAATCGCCACCCACGCTCACGCCGTTGGTGCGGAAACGGAAGCCCGTGTCGCGGCCATTCACATAGTGCTGGCCAAAGTCCACCGCGCCGCCCAGCCACAGCGCCAAGGCCTGCTTCTGCGTGTCCGGACGCTGCGGCATGTCCGGCAAGCCGTTCGTGGCGCCGCTAACATCCACCTGTTGCCGCTCGCTGCTGAAACCGGCATCGGGCTGGCGCAGGGAAGCCTTGCGCATGAACGGTTTCACGGCCGTGCCGAACACGCGGTCCGCTTCCTGCTCCTGCCAGCGCGCCAGCGCCGCCGTCGGGTTGCCGCTGTCGTTCGGCGGCGTCAGGCTCAGGCCAAAGCTGGAACGTCCCCAGCCGTCGCCATGCAGGCTTTCCAGGCGCTGCGTGAAGTTCGACAGCTGCGCACTGGCGAAACGCCGCGCCGCATCGGCTTGCGCCGCCTGCAAGCCGATCACTTCCGGATCGACCGACGGATCGCGGCGCGCCGTCACCGTCACGTTGACCACGCCCGGCTTCGAGGTGGCAAAGGCATTGCTCAGGGTATAGCTGACCACCGCTGCGCCGGCAAACTTGCCCGAGGCCGCAAAGCTCAGCTGGTACGACGGCTTGCCGGCCGTGCCCACGTCGCGTACCACCGCCTTGCCCGCCTCCGCCGGCGCCACGCTCAGTACATTCGCCGCCGTGAACGGACCGCCCGTGGCGCCCGCCGTCAGGTCCACATTGACCGTCAGACCGGCCACCACCGTGGCGCTCTGGCTGGCCACCTGCGGCATCGGATTGACGGAAATCGTCGACGTCACCGGCGCCGAGGTGCCGAACACGTTCGACACGGTGTAGCCGATGCTGATCTGGCCGCTGGTATTGATGCCTGGCGTGTAGACGATGTCCATGCCATTGACCACTGCCGTGCCGCTGGCCGGCTGCGTCGTGATGGCCACGGCCGTGAACGGGCCACCCGTGGCGCCTTGCGTCACGGGCAGGGTCACCGGCGTGCCGGCCAATACCGTGACCGTCTTGGCGACAGGTACCGGCACCGGCTGCGGCGCCACCGTCACACTGACCGTCGCGGGCGCGGACGTGCCGCCCGGCCCAGTCGCCGTGTAGCTGAAGGCGTCAGGACCGAAGTAGTTCGCATTCGGCACATACGTCACCTTGAAGGAGCGGCCGCTGCCGCCCCCTGCCGCGCCGCTCGCCACCACCGTGACGCGCCCATGCTGCGGCGGCGTGACGATGGTCACATCGGTGATCGGGCTGCCATCCGTGGAAGCGATGGTCAGGCTCACTTCCTGGTTGGCCGAGGTCGTCGCCGTTTCATTCGGCACCGGCGGCGGCGCCTGGTTCACTTGCAGGGTCAACGCTTGCTGCACCGTGAACTGGTGCGCGTCCTTCGCTTGCAAGGTGAAGTTGTAGCTGCCCGCCACCGTCGGCGTGCCGCTGACGATGCCGGTCGCCGCATTGAGCACCAGGCCCGTTGGCAAGGCGCCGCCGCTCACGGAGTACGCATACGGCGCGATGCCGCCGGCCGCCGTGAATGTCTGGCTGTAGGCATCGCCGGCACGGATTGGCGCCAGGCTGGCCGGCGTCAGTGTCAGGACCGGTGCCGCCACTGCCAGGGTATAGCTGTTGCTCGCGCTGAATGGCGCGCCCACGCCTGTGCTGCTATCGGTGACCTTGATGCTGAACGGGAAGCTGCCCGCCACATTCGTCGTGCCGGACAGTACGCCCGTGGCCCCGTTCAGGCTCAGGCCAGCGGGCAAGGTACCGCTGCTGACGCTGAAGGTGTACGGCGCCGTGCCGCCCGTCGCCGAGAGGGTCGCGCTGTAGGCCTCTTCCGCCGTTGGATTGGACAAGGTGGCTGGCGTCAGGCTGACCGTCGCCGAAGACACCACCAGGGTATAGCTTTGCGTGCCGGTAAACAGATGCGCATCGGCCGCCTGCACGGTCAAGGTAAAACTGCCGGCTGCCGTTGGCGTGCCGCTCAGCAAGCCGCTGCTGCTCAAGGCGAGGCCCGCTGGCAGGCTGCCGCCCGACACCGTGTAGGCATAGGGAGCGACGCCGCCGCTGGCCGACAGTGGCTGGCTGTACGCCGTGGCCACTGTCGCCGCCGGCAAGGTGGCCGGCGTGAGCGTGATCGTCGGCGCGGAAACGGCCACCGTATAACTCTTGCTCGCGCTGAACGGCGCACCCGCGCCCGTGCTGCTGTCGCTGGCGCGCAGGCTGAAAGTAAAGCTGCCGGCCACATTCGTCGTGCCGGACAGCACACCCGTGGCAGTGTTCAGGCTCAAGCCGGCAGGCAGGCTGCCGCTGGTCACGCTGTAGGTGTACGGCGCCATGCCGCCCGTCGCCATGACGCTGACGCTGTAGGGGGTTTCCGCCACGGGATTGGGCAAGGTGGCCGGCGTCAAGCTGACCGTCGGCGCGCCCACGGTGACTGTCACGGTGGCCGGCGCCGAGGTGCCGCTGGCATTCGTGGCCGTATAGGTAAAGCTGTCGCTGCCGCCGTAGCCGGTCGTCGGCGTATACGTGATGCCGGTACCGCTGGCCGTCGCCGTGCCGTGAGCGGGTAGCGATGCCACTGCCACGGAGGCCGCCGCGCCGCCGCCCAGGTTCAATGGAACCGGGTTGGCGCTGCTGCCGTAGGCCACCGTCGTGGTGACGGCGCCGGCCACGGGCACGGCGATCGCCACCGTGCCGGAATAGGCATGCACGCCTGTATACGGTCCGCTGCCGGTGCTGCTGTCCGTGGCGGTGATGCTGAAGCTGTAGGCGCCCGCCACCGTCGGCGTGCCGGACACGGTACCGTCCGCCGCCAGGCTCAGGCCTGTCGGCAGGCTGCCAGCCGTCACGGCATAGCCATACGGCGCCGTGCCGCCCGTGGCGGTGACGCCCTGGCTGAAGGCGACGCCGGCCGTCATGGCTGGCAAGGCCGCCGGCGCGATGCTGATCGCCGGTACCGCCACCGTCAGCGAATAGGCGCGCACGCCCGCATATGGACCGCTGCCCGTCGAACTGTCCGTGGCCCGCACGGTGAAGTTGAAGGTGCCGCCCGCCGTTGGCGTGCCAGCCAGCAGACCGGCATTCGACAGGCTCACGCCGGCCGGCAAGGCACCGGCGCTGATCGCGTAGGCGTACGGTGCCAGGCCGTTCGCGGCCGTCAGGGTCTGGCTGTAGGCCGTGCCGACTGTTGCACCAGCTACGCTGGTTTGCACAATCGTCACGGTCGGCGTGCCCACCGTGATGCTCACGGTGGCCACCGCCGAGGTGCCGATGCCGTTGGTGGCCGTGTAGGTAAAGCTGTCTGGCCCGCCATAACCGGCCGTCGGCGTATATGCAATGCTGGTGCCGCTGGCCGTCGCCGTGCCATGCGAGGCGCCGGAGGACACGCTTACCGAGGTCGCCACACCGCCGCTCAGGCTCAAGGCGATCGGGGTGGCGCTGCTGCCGTAGGCCACCGTGGCGCTGACATTGCCGGCAATGGGCGCACCCGGTGCCACGCTGCCGGAATAGGCGCGTGAGCCCGAGAAGGGAGCGCCTGCGCCGGTGCTGCTGTCGGTCGCGGTGACGGTAAAGCTGTACGCGCCCGCTGCTGCCGGCGTGCCGGACAAGGTGCCGTCCGCCGCCAGGCTCAGACCCGTCGGCAAACTGCCCGC
This genomic interval carries:
- a CDS encoding methyl-accepting chemotaxis protein is translated as MQLSLNSKICVAATALAVLSLGVTAAVIGYKSSASAEAAALDLARTSAREVAGALQARIASNLSSVSSLAGAMRGTKSANLPLQREQINELTKATLTSSEDLLGSAVTWEPNALDGKDADFANQKPYYDASGRFMPYWTRGAGGKLQVEPIVFDPKPGANDWYDVPKRTGKTFFTEPYIYPVDGKNVLMASLVAPIMIDGSFKGVASADFMLTRLAKILADLKVIEGGKLALISNGGLYASHPVPERLGKKADDVPAAGLEKVRQGQPYEYEDDKGYIHLLQPLQIHPDIAPWSVELNFPKSVATASARDLMIYTLIVALLCAAATAGILILVVNQLTRPLRTLGRTMTDLSSGDADLRVKLEVKGTDELAVIGKGFNAFVEKIHAVLLQVQASADNVARASAEIAQGNNDLSARTEQQASSLEETAASVEELTGTVKENADHARQANQLAASASDVAQKSGEVVGKVIETMTSINDSSNKIVDIISVIDGIAFQTNILALNAAVEAARAGEQGRGFAVVATEVRNLAQRSAAAAKEIKLLIDDSVGKVAVGSKLVDEAGATMEQVVDSVRKVTAIMADISVATTEQSDGIAQVNQALAQMDGVTQQNAALVEEAAAAAESLQDQASHLAEVVSVFKLGAQQQAALPAVKTVAAPRTPPAVKAPPPGKRLASIKPAPAERTQAKTPAGDDWEGF
- a CDS encoding TorF family putative porin yields the protein MPSHHHFPATPLLGCLLLLAALPVQAQTTDNPAATFSANASLTSQYISRGFRQTWGKPALQAGADYAHPSGWSLGTWASTVSDRYIEDATIEWDLYGGYSGTVGELGYSLLAYYYKYPGAVYRATGVRYDYGELSLGLSYKMLYAKYNHTVTRDFFGITHARGTGYLDVGANVDLGNAWTLNLHAGNGRVAGTGNAIWNWRDAKIGATRAFDGGWNASAAITRAWGATDAYDHYTLGIPNAAGQFDTSNPAAATVVLAVSKTF
- a CDS encoding acyl-CoA dehydrogenase, whose amino-acid sequence is MSPTAFTLPSHAELTALLRPHDSTFSPVEGLRRLREAGLDQLPLPGHGATLQRWQMLAAIAAIDLSLLKLYEGHTDALAILAEIDGPGVPAGSCWGVWCAEMPGARVRLQQAADGRYVLDGRKAWCSGANGLSHALISCWNEDGQACLASVALSQPGVHVTDEGWQAVGMLACASVDVTFSAARAFPVGAPGAYLQRPGFWHGGAGIAAAWYGAACAVASHLHARAQHAAPDPVRLAQLGKIDCALRAAGALLREGAAEIDAQPQRDVMGLALRLRLAVEDAATLVLHLATRALGAGPLCRDARFARLVADLPVFLRQSHAERDQAVLGGIVAGAEDHPWAL
- a CDS encoding class I SAM-dependent DNA methyltransferase is translated as MPDDQRGSYFEQLYRQDADPWLVRQRWYEERKRALLLASLPQQRYRHAYEPGCGNGELTVELARRCERLLAADLSAEALRLARQRLQDAEQDAHVTLAQHRLPQDWPRIPPGAGKFDLIVFSEIAYYLSPEELARVVEHSIASLAPGGSIVACHWRAPFAQRIISTVRVHAVFQDAHGLHRVLRHEETDFLLEIWSNDARSVAQREGFA
- a CDS encoding glycosyltransferase, which translates into the protein MIGVVVPVHDEEACLGDCLAALRFAATCPLLSGEAVSIVIVLDACSDQSQRIVLAHAMQADLRWRLDCIAVNAHNVGAARAAGAQLLLQQGARWLAFTDADTRVSPSWLSTQLGLNADAVCGTVAVDDWSPHGANADALREHYARTYTDADGHRHIHGANFGVRASAYLRAGGFAPLACSEDVAMVAALQESGAHIAWSAAPRVTTSARRHARARGGFGDTLLQVVAAMEQSPLLTLT
- a CDS encoding PIG-L deacetylase family protein; the protein is MPAHPDTHARRIEGRGTPDDVWLSWPGLSDIPAIGAHTLVPPGSRAVIVAPHPDDEILACGGLLQLLAAQGSELLFVAVTDGDASHPGSPLWPQERLRRVRPQESAQALQVLGLASPAWLRLHLPDGSGEAMMPQLSTTLATQLRPGDTVFTTWRLDGHPDHEACGWSCAAACSASGATLVEMPVWGWHWAAPGDARVPWHRAHRLPLPDPILQRKRAALRCFASQMDADPSTGRPAIVAGDALQRLLHACEVYFL